A window from bacterium encodes these proteins:
- a CDS encoding sigma-54 dependent transcriptional regulator gives MSAAHLLVVDDEPNLRRSLEMILQSAGYGVTLAASAAEAEKHLAERPFDLMLLDLVMPETDGLQFLHALKDLPHRPVVVMISGNATIPNAVAATRAGAYDFIEKPIAKEKLLLTVKNALAQHRLAEENARLRRELAAGFAMLGDSPALQRVREQIMRVAPATTRVLILGESGTGKELAARALHEASERSRAAFVKVNCAAIPEDLIESELFGHEKGAFTGATTPREGKFELADRGTLFLDEVGDMSLKVQAKVLRVLQEGEFERVGGSQTRRVDVRVIAATNKNLEEEARRGRFREDLWYRLNVVPILMPPLRERRGDIPLLIAHFVARFCQENGFKLKYIAPEAVAKLTQYAWPGNIRELKNAIERLVIMTPHETITPADLPLALQTPHGGSRPAVPLGTSLEEVRKQAERDYILACLQSVEGNVTRAAQLLGLERSHLYKKMKALGLQI, from the coding sequence ATGAGTGCTGCACACCTCCTCGTTGTCGATGATGAGCCCAATCTTCGCCGCTCCCTCGAGATGATTTTGCAGAGCGCCGGCTATGGCGTGACGCTGGCGGCCTCGGCCGCCGAAGCGGAAAAGCATCTGGCCGAACGGCCGTTCGATCTCATGCTGCTCGACCTCGTCATGCCGGAGACCGACGGCCTGCAGTTCCTGCACGCGCTCAAGGACCTGCCACACCGGCCGGTGGTAGTGATGATTTCTGGCAACGCCACGATTCCCAACGCCGTGGCCGCCACGCGCGCGGGCGCGTATGATTTCATCGAAAAGCCGATCGCGAAAGAGAAGCTGTTGCTCACGGTCAAAAACGCGCTGGCGCAGCACCGGCTCGCCGAGGAGAATGCGCGCTTGCGCCGCGAACTCGCTGCCGGCTTCGCAATGTTGGGCGACAGTCCCGCCCTGCAGAGGGTGCGCGAGCAAATCATGCGGGTGGCGCCGGCCACCACGCGCGTGCTCATTCTCGGGGAGAGCGGCACCGGCAAAGAACTGGCCGCGCGCGCCCTTCACGAAGCGAGTGAGCGCAGCCGCGCCGCCTTCGTCAAGGTCAACTGTGCGGCGATCCCCGAGGATTTGATCGAGAGCGAATTGTTCGGCCATGAAAAGGGCGCTTTCACCGGCGCCACGACGCCGCGCGAAGGCAAATTCGAACTCGCTGATCGCGGCACGTTGTTCCTGGATGAAGTGGGCGACATGAGCCTGAAAGTGCAGGCCAAGGTGTTGCGGGTTTTGCAGGAAGGGGAATTCGAGCGGGTGGGTGGTTCACAAACGCGGCGCGTTGACGTGCGGGTGATTGCCGCCACCAACAAGAATCTCGAGGAGGAAGCGCGGCGCGGCCGGTTTCGCGAGGATTTGTGGTATCGCTTGAACGTGGTGCCGATATTGATGCCGCCACTGCGCGAACGGCGCGGGGACATTCCCCTGCTGATTGCGCACTTTGTCGCGCGTTTCTGCCAGGAGAATGGTTTCAAACTCAAGTATATCGCGCCGGAGGCCGTCGCCAAACTGACACAATACGCCTGGCCCGGCAACATCCGCGAGCTGAAGAATGCGATCGAGCGGCTGGTGATCATGACACCGCACGAGACCATCACGCCGGCAGATTTGCCGCTCGCGCTGCAAACGCCGCACGGCGGCTCGCGGCCGGCGGTGCCGCTCGGCACCTCGCTGGAAGAGGTACGCAAGCAGGCCGAGCGCGACTACATCCTGGCCTGCCTGCAATCGGTCGAAGGCAATGTCACGCGCGCCGCTCAATTGCTGGGCCTGGAACGCAGCCATCTCTACAAAAAAATGAAAGCGTTGGGTTTGCAGATTTGA